TCCAACTGACGGTGGTAGTCAGCGGCCAGCTCGGCAGCTTTCTGCTCGCTCCCCAGCAGCACACCCAGTTGCTTGAGGTTCTCGTCCACCGCGCCCAGTTCAGCCTTGCTGGAGAACAGTTCGACGCGCACGCCCGCCTTGCGGATCTGCGCCAGCACCGGTGGCGGCCCCATCTCCTCGGTACCGACCAGCACATCCGGGCGCAGGCTGAGAATGCCTTCGGCCGACAACTGGCGCTGGTAACCGATACTGGGCAGCGCCTTGAGCGACTCGGGGTGCTGGCTGGTGGTGTCGACGCCGACCAGGCGCTGTTCGCCGCCCAGGGCGCTGATCCACTCGCTCAGGGCACCTCCGGCACTGACCAGGCGTTGCGGCAGTTCGGCGGCCAGCGCTTGAGTGGTAAGGGCAAGACCGGCGCACAGGGCGATCAGGGCAACGGGACGGCGCATCTTCGGGTTCCTTTGCAGGTGGCGAGTCGCGCGCCTTGTGGCGGGCGACGCAAGTGCGCACCATAGGCAGCCTGGCGCGGTGAATGCGGGCAATTTGATAATTATTCGCATTGAAGCGTCAAGCCATCCCTTTGTCACACGGCTTAACCGGAAGAAATTACCTTCGATGCATTTTGTATGTGCCTCCACCGCCCTCACCGAAGGCCACAGCCACGCCTTCAGCGTAGCTGGCGTGTCACTGTTCGGGGTGCGCCGCCAGGGCAAGGTCCACCTCTACCGCAACCGCTGCCCGCACCGCGGCATCCCGCTGAACTGGGAAGCGGACCGGTTTCTCGATGACAGCGCCAGCCTGATCCATTGCGCTCACCATGGCGCGCTGTTCGTGATCGACAGCGGCGAGTGCGTGGCCGGCCCCTGCGAAGGCGAGTGGCTGGAGGCCCTGGGCTGCCTGGAAGACAGCCAGGGCATCTGGCTCACGGATTGAGCAGCACCGGCAATGGCCGGTCGATGACGATCCCACGGGCATCCAGGCGCGTGCCGTAGGCCAGCACCTCGACACCTTCTGCCACCGCGGCGCGCAGGGCCTGGGCGTAGGCAGCGTCGATTTCCTCGGCCGGGCGCACCGCTTCGATGCCGGTCAGGTTCACGCAGTACAGTTGCACCGCACGAATCCCTTGCCGAGCCAGCGCCGCCAGCTCGCGCAGGTGCTTGGCCCCGCGTTGGGTGACGGCATCCGGGAAAGCCGCCACGGGCGTATCCGGGAAACCTAACGTGACACTCTTGACCTCGACGTAGGCCGGGCGGCCATCGGCGAACTCCAGATAGAAGTCGATGCGGCTGCGCTCCTCGCCATACGCCACTTCACGCTTGAGCAGTTCGAAGCCGGCCAGTTCGAGGATGGTGCCCGCGCGCAGCGCTTCCTCGACCAGGGCATTGGCCCGCCCGGTGTTGACACAGGCCAGCCGGCCCTGGGGCGTTTCGCTGATCTCCCAGGTGCCGGGCAGTTTGCGCTTGGGGTCGTTGGAGCGGCTGAACCAGACCTGCCCACCTTCGCGCATGCAGTTGAGCATGGAGCCGGTGTTCGGGCAGTGGATGGTCAGTTGCTCACCATTGGCCAGCTCGATGTCGGCCAGGAAACGCTTGTAGCGGCGCAGCAGGCGCGCCTGTTCGAGTTCCGGGAAAAACACCATCAGCCCTGCCAGCTCCGCAGGCCCCGGGCAATGCGCTGCACCGCCTCTTCCAGGCGCGGCAGGCTCTGGGTGTAGGCGAAACGCACATGATGGCCGGCCTGGTGGCGGCCGAAATCCAGGCCCGGCGTGAAGGCCAGGTGCTCGGTTTCCAGGAAGTGCCGGCAGAAGGCGAAGGCATCACCGCCAAAGGCGCTGATATCGGCATACAGATAGAAAGCGCCCTGTGGCTCGACGGCGATGCCGAAGCCCAATTCGCGTAGCGCCGGGAGCAGGTAGTCGCGGCGGCGGGCGAACTCGGCGCGGCGCTCTTCGAGAATCGCCAGGGTGTCCGGCTGGAAGCACGCCAGCGCGGCATGCTGGGCCATGCTGGGGGCGCTGATATAGAGGTTCTGTGCCAGCTTCTCGAGGTCACCCACCGCCGAAGGTGGGGCAACCAGCCAGCCAAGGCGCCAGCCGGTCATGCCGAAGTATTTCGAGAAACTGTTCAGGACGAAGGCCTGGTCGTCCACTTCCAGCACGCTGGGTGCATCCATGCCGTAGGTCAGCCCGTGGTAGATCTCATCCACCACCAGATGGCCATGGCGCTCGCGGGTAGCCTTGGACAGGCTGGCCAGCTCGTCGCGGTCGAGCACCGTGCCGGTCGGGTTGGCCGGCGAGGCCACCAGGGCACCTACGGTGTCCTGGTCCCAGTAACGCTCGACCAGATCGGCGGTGAGTTGATAATTCACCTCCGGCCCCACTGGCACCAGCTGCGCGCCGCCTTCGACCAGGCGCAGGAAGTGGCGGTTGCACGGGTAGCCCGGGTCGGCCAGCAGCCAGTGCTTGCCCGGATCGACCAGCAGGCTGCTGGCCAGTAACAGTGCGCCGGAACCGCCCGGTGTGATGAGCACTCGCTCCGGGTCGAGGTCCACACCATAGCGCTGGCCATAGAACCCGGCGATCGCCTCGCGCAGCTGCGGCAGGCCGCGGGCCGCGGTGTAGCGGGTGTGCCCCGCGGCCAGGGCGGCCTGGCCGGCGGCGACGATCGGCGCGGCGGTGGTGAAGTCCGGCTCGCCGATCTCGAGGTGGATCACGTCGTGGCCTGCGGCCTGCAGCTCGTTGGCGCGGGCCAGCAGGGCCATGACGTGGAAGGGTTCGATGGCGCGACTGCGCGCACTGTGTGGCTGAGCCATGGGCCTTCTCTCAATTGGGTCTAAACTGGTGATTCTACCTGTGTACACCACCGAACGCGCCGGCCAGGCCGCTGTCAAAAGCAGGCATAGAGCGGGGTAGCGCACCCCGGATCTATCTGGTAAGTTCGGCGGCTCGCAGTCGCAGGGCCGGCGGGCGCCGGAGATGGAAGCAAGCCTGCGCATTGGATCAGATGAGTGAGAGGCGGTCTATTCATGTCCACCGTAGAAAAGCAAAAAGTCCAGACCATGTACGGTGTCGAGCCCTACGTCGAAAAGCAAGGTGAGGAGTACATGGGCGAGCCCATGAAGAAGCACTTCACCAAGCTCCTCGGTGCCTGGAAACAGGAACTGATGAACAGCGTGGACCGTAC
This genomic stretch from Pseudomonas entomophila L48 harbors:
- a CDS encoding Rieske (2Fe-2S) protein, with protein sequence MHFVCASTALTEGHSHAFSVAGVSLFGVRRQGKVHLYRNRCPHRGIPLNWEADRFLDDSASLIHCAHHGALFVIDSGECVAGPCEGEWLEALGCLEDSQGIWLTD
- a CDS encoding pyridoxal phosphate-dependent aminotransferase, translating into MAQPHSARSRAIEPFHVMALLARANELQAAGHDVIHLEIGEPDFTTAAPIVAAGQAALAAGHTRYTAARGLPQLREAIAGFYGQRYGVDLDPERVLITPGGSGALLLASSLLVDPGKHWLLADPGYPCNRHFLRLVEGGAQLVPVGPEVNYQLTADLVERYWDQDTVGALVASPANPTGTVLDRDELASLSKATRERHGHLVVDEIYHGLTYGMDAPSVLEVDDQAFVLNSFSKYFGMTGWRLGWLVAPPSAVGDLEKLAQNLYISAPSMAQHAALACFQPDTLAILEERRAEFARRRDYLLPALRELGFGIAVEPQGAFYLYADISAFGGDAFAFCRHFLETEHLAFTPGLDFGRHQAGHHVRFAYTQSLPRLEEAVQRIARGLRSWQG
- a CDS encoding heme/hemin ABC transporter substrate-binding protein; this encodes MRRPVALIALCAGLALTTQALAAELPQRLVSAGGALSEWISALGGEQRLVGVDTTSQHPESLKALPSIGYQRQLSAEGILSLRPDVLVGTEEMGPPPVLAQIRKAGVRVELFSSKAELGAVDENLKQLGVLLGSEQKAAELAADYHRQLDTLQGQIKQAQASQKAPGVLLLVGHAGAKPLIAGQGTSGDWVLRQAGARNLADHQGYKNFSVEALAALDPDVVVFSDRTLSGEQALQALLKENPALAASRAVRDKRLVSLDPTLLVGGLGPRLPATLHELAASFYPAAKVSLGQ
- the sfsA gene encoding DNA/RNA nuclease SfsA gives rise to the protein MVFFPELEQARLLRRYKRFLADIELANGEQLTIHCPNTGSMLNCMREGGQVWFSRSNDPKRKLPGTWEISETPQGRLACVNTGRANALVEEALRAGTILELAGFELLKREVAYGEERSRIDFYLEFADGRPAYVEVKSVTLGFPDTPVAAFPDAVTQRGAKHLRELAALARQGIRAVQLYCVNLTGIEAVRPAEEIDAAYAQALRAAVAEGVEVLAYGTRLDARGIVIDRPLPVLLNP